One genomic region from Arthrobacter sp. FB24 encodes:
- the rpsA gene encoding 30S ribosomal protein S1, producing MTITSTEKPGTPVVAINDIGTAEDFLAAVDATIKYFNDGDLVEGTVVKVDRDEVLLDIGYKTEGVIPSRELSIKHDVDPGDVVSVGDQVEALVLTKEDKEGRLILSKKRAQYERAWGDIEKVKEEDGVVTGTVIEVVKGGLILDIGLRGFLPASLVEMRRVRDLAPYIGQQIEAKIIELDKNRNNVVLSRRAWLEQTQSEVRSTFLNKLEKGQVRPGVVSSIVNFGAFVDLGGVDGLVHVSELSWKHIDHPSEVVEVGQEVTVEVLEVDLDRERVSLSLKATQEDPWQTFARTHALGQVVPGKVTKLVPFGAFVRVEDGIEGLVHISELAVRHVELAEQVVSVGDELFVKVIDIDLERRRISLSLKQANEGVDADSTEFDPALYGMAAEYDEEGNYKYPEGFDPESNEWLEGYENQRAAWEQQYADAQTRWEAHKKQVAQHAADDAAAATSGDSDSGTTSYSSEPAAAETGAGTLASDEALAALREKLTGN from the coding sequence ATGACCATCACCTCCACCGAGAAGCCCGGTACCCCCGTAGTCGCGATTAACGACATCGGTACCGCTGAGGACTTCCTCGCAGCAGTCGACGCCACCATCAAGTACTTCAACGACGGAGACCTCGTCGAAGGTACCGTCGTCAAGGTCGACCGCGACGAAGTTCTGCTCGACATCGGTTACAAGACCGAAGGTGTCATCCCCTCCCGCGAGCTGTCCATCAAGCACGACGTTGATCCCGGAGACGTCGTCTCCGTCGGCGATCAGGTCGAAGCCCTGGTGCTCACCAAGGAAGACAAAGAAGGCCGCCTGATCCTCTCCAAGAAGCGTGCTCAGTACGAGCGCGCCTGGGGCGACATCGAGAAGGTCAAGGAAGAAGACGGTGTCGTCACCGGTACCGTCATCGAGGTTGTCAAGGGTGGTCTTATCCTCGACATCGGTCTGCGCGGCTTCCTGCCCGCATCCCTCGTCGAGATGCGCCGTGTGCGCGACCTTGCTCCGTACATCGGTCAGCAGATCGAAGCCAAGATCATCGAGCTGGACAAGAACCGCAACAACGTTGTGCTGTCCCGCCGTGCATGGCTCGAGCAGACCCAGTCCGAGGTCCGCTCCACGTTCCTCAACAAGCTGGAAAAGGGCCAGGTTCGTCCGGGCGTCGTTTCCTCCATCGTCAACTTCGGTGCCTTCGTGGACCTGGGCGGCGTAGACGGCCTGGTTCACGTTTCCGAGCTGTCCTGGAAGCACATCGACCACCCGTCCGAGGTTGTCGAAGTTGGCCAGGAAGTCACTGTCGAGGTTCTCGAGGTCGACCTGGACCGCGAGCGCGTTTCCCTGTCGCTCAAGGCTACGCAGGAAGATCCGTGGCAGACCTTCGCCCGCACCCACGCCCTCGGCCAGGTTGTTCCGGGTAAGGTCACCAAGCTCGTTCCGTTCGGTGCGTTCGTTCGCGTCGAAGACGGCATCGAAGGCCTCGTTCACATCTCCGAGCTGGCAGTCCGCCACGTGGAGCTGGCAGAGCAGGTTGTCTCCGTTGGTGACGAGCTGTTCGTCAAGGTCATCGACATCGACCTTGAGCGCCGCCGCATCTCCCTCTCCCTCAAGCAGGCTAACGAGGGCGTTGACGCCGACAGCACCGAATTCGATCCCGCTCTCTACGGCATGGCCGCTGAGTACGACGAAGAGGGCAACTACAAGTACCCGGAGGGCTTCGACCCGGAGTCCAACGAGTGGCTTGAAGGCTACGAGAACCAGCGCGCAGCCTGGGAGCAGCAGTACGCTGACGCCCAGACCCGCTGGGAAGCACACAAGAAGCAGGTTGCCCAGCACGCTGCCGACGACGCTGCAGCTGCAACGTCCGGTGACAGCGATTCCGGCACCACCAGCTACTCCTCCGAGCCGGCTGCAGCCGAGACCGGTGCAGGCACGCTTGCTTCGGACGAGGCTCTTGCAGCACTGCGCGAGAAGCTGACCGGCAACTAA
- a CDS encoding dihydrofolate reductase family protein — translation MSRLQYFVASSLDGFIATSDDNLAWLLQFDGFEGGRESYEAFMSEVGCIVMGGDTYAWLMEHEPDNWPYPDTPCWVFTHHEHSAPRGADVTFVRGDVQEFMDDFRADAGGKNVWLVGGGELAAQFADAGLLDEIIVSIIPVVLGAGKPVLPVKTGPTRPLELEASSTMGRGIVELRYRLG, via the coding sequence ATGTCCAGACTCCAATATTTCGTGGCCTCATCCCTCGACGGATTCATCGCCACGTCCGATGACAACCTGGCATGGCTCCTCCAGTTCGACGGGTTCGAAGGCGGCCGGGAAAGCTACGAAGCCTTTATGTCCGAGGTCGGCTGCATCGTCATGGGCGGCGACACCTACGCCTGGCTGATGGAGCACGAGCCGGACAACTGGCCCTACCCTGACACTCCGTGCTGGGTCTTTACCCACCACGAACACTCCGCGCCCCGGGGAGCCGATGTCACGTTCGTCCGCGGCGACGTCCAAGAATTCATGGACGATTTCAGGGCAGATGCCGGCGGCAAGAACGTCTGGCTGGTTGGCGGGGGAGAGCTGGCGGCCCAATTCGCCGATGCAGGCCTGCTGGACGAAATCATCGTGTCCATCATCCCGGTGGTTCTCGGTGCCGGAAAGCCTGTGCTGCCCGTCAAAACAGGGCCAACCCGGCCGCTGGAGCTGGAGGCGTCCAGCACGATGGGCAGGGGAATTGTCGAGCTGCGGTACAGGCTCGGCTGA
- a CDS encoding GNAT family N-acetyltransferase, whose product MSPSSPSSLAGCVELLDVTEEILEKLLDVALTDAAADDVTPTLGATPGWNAERIGWFLNYHRAAAAGLDGPAAQKSWAISCDGRLAGSIRLKRAGTAASAVTALETGLWLGRSFRGRGIGREALKLVCTVAAATGASVLQAETTAGNSAARALLRSAGAELAGDGVTTPLTARISLH is encoded by the coding sequence ATGTCTCCTTCTTCACCGTCATCCCTCGCAGGCTGCGTGGAACTGCTGGACGTCACCGAGGAGATCCTGGAGAAGCTGCTGGACGTCGCCCTCACGGACGCCGCTGCCGACGACGTCACTCCCACGCTAGGTGCCACCCCCGGCTGGAACGCGGAGCGGATCGGCTGGTTCCTCAACTACCACCGCGCCGCGGCGGCCGGCCTCGACGGACCCGCCGCGCAGAAGTCCTGGGCGATCAGCTGCGATGGACGGCTTGCCGGTTCCATCCGGCTCAAGCGCGCCGGAACGGCAGCATCGGCCGTCACGGCGCTGGAAACCGGGCTCTGGCTGGGACGCAGCTTCCGGGGCCGGGGCATCGGCCGGGAGGCGTTGAAGCTCGTGTGCACCGTGGCTGCAGCTACAGGCGCCTCGGTGCTGCAGGCCGAAACGACCGCCGGAAATTCGGCGGCGCGGGCACTCTTGCGCTCGGCCGGTGCCGAGCTGGCCGGGGACGGCGTGACCACGCCCCTGACGGCCCGCATCAGTCTGCACTGA
- a CDS encoding hotdog fold thioesterase, with the protein MMDNFTPGPFADELAAAGIPKEMHEWLGEYGVGALVVKMGIHFLEMSPERTVATMPVEGNTQVAGILHGGAHVVLAETLGSFAAGMHAGPGRQAVGIEVGATHHRAIASGTVTGTCIAIHLGRTLTTHEIVMTDEKGRRLSTARITNLIRDIAP; encoded by the coding sequence ATGATGGACAATTTCACGCCCGGGCCGTTCGCTGACGAACTGGCAGCCGCCGGAATCCCGAAGGAAATGCATGAGTGGCTGGGCGAATACGGCGTCGGTGCGCTGGTGGTGAAGATGGGCATCCACTTCCTCGAAATGAGCCCCGAACGCACCGTGGCAACCATGCCGGTGGAAGGCAACACGCAGGTGGCCGGGATCCTGCACGGCGGCGCCCACGTGGTGCTGGCCGAGACGCTCGGCTCATTCGCTGCAGGCATGCACGCCGGCCCGGGACGGCAGGCGGTGGGCATTGAGGTGGGGGCAACCCATCACCGCGCCATTGCCTCCGGCACTGTGACAGGAACCTGCATCGCGATCCACCTGGGGCGCACGCTGACCACGCACGAGATCGTGATGACCGATGAGAAGGGCCGCAGGCTCTCCACCGCCCGCATCACCAACCTGATCCGGGACATCGCACCCTGA
- a CDS encoding GNAT family N-acetyltransferase — protein sequence MADKYEIRRFGAAEKGAPGYEEGTDWIQAVGFGFHDTRRSDEFVDKIMSMYRSDGRVLTGVYQTGEVAPHALGAGIPVATFGTLRRDLNVGYGRQLLTHMVTAVTVRGTHRRQGLLRRMMTEDLTAAKGDGLAMAALTASEGSIYGRFGYGVATFERSIKVDTGPRFGLRHQPSGAVEIADRKVLLDLAPEVFERVHRHTPGSIVRQDAYRQNVSGTVGRDGNEDEAIKCALHYDAAGAVDGYVSYKFAGWDTKPYTVEVVDLVAGTDAAYLELWQFLGSIDLIQRVSWADAPVDDPLVWALSDPRCVEASDHRDMLWLRILDAGKALGARRYSADGRLVLAVEDAMGFAGGTFILDVSGGEASVSAAPADVLPELSMDVADLASIYLGAVCPVTLKAAGRIREHAPGAAVRARLMFAVERAPHCLTHF from the coding sequence GTGGCAGACAAGTATGAGATCCGGCGGTTCGGGGCGGCAGAGAAGGGTGCGCCCGGCTACGAAGAGGGAACCGACTGGATCCAGGCCGTGGGCTTCGGATTCCACGACACCCGCAGGAGCGATGAATTCGTGGACAAGATCATGTCCATGTACCGCTCGGACGGACGCGTGCTGACCGGCGTCTACCAGACGGGGGAGGTCGCACCGCATGCTTTGGGCGCCGGCATTCCGGTGGCAACCTTCGGGACACTCCGCAGGGACCTGAACGTCGGCTACGGACGCCAGCTGCTGACGCATATGGTGACGGCGGTGACTGTGCGGGGAACGCACCGCCGCCAGGGGCTGCTGCGGCGGATGATGACCGAGGACCTGACCGCGGCGAAGGGCGACGGCCTGGCCATGGCCGCCCTGACCGCCTCGGAGGGTTCCATCTACGGCAGGTTCGGCTACGGTGTTGCCACCTTTGAACGCAGCATCAAGGTGGATACCGGACCACGGTTCGGGCTCCGTCACCAGCCCTCCGGCGCGGTGGAGATCGCGGACCGGAAGGTGCTGCTCGACCTGGCCCCTGAAGTGTTTGAGCGGGTGCACCGGCACACCCCGGGTTCCATCGTCCGCCAGGACGCCTATCGGCAGAACGTATCCGGAACGGTGGGCCGTGACGGCAACGAAGATGAAGCCATCAAGTGTGCGCTGCACTACGACGCCGCTGGAGCAGTGGACGGCTACGTCTCGTACAAGTTCGCCGGCTGGGACACCAAGCCCTACACGGTGGAAGTGGTGGACCTGGTGGCAGGAACGGATGCCGCGTACCTGGAGCTCTGGCAGTTCCTGGGCAGCATCGACCTGATCCAGCGGGTCAGCTGGGCGGACGCACCGGTGGATGATCCGCTGGTGTGGGCCCTCTCGGACCCGCGCTGTGTTGAGGCCTCCGACCACCGGGACATGCTCTGGCTGCGGATACTGGACGCCGGCAAGGCATTGGGCGCCCGCCGCTACTCCGCTGACGGCCGGCTGGTGCTCGCTGTTGAAGATGCCATGGGATTCGCCGGCGGCACGTTCATCCTGGACGTCAGCGGCGGCGAGGCCAGTGTCTCGGCGGCGCCGGCAGATGTCCTGCCGGAGCTGTCGATGGACGTGGCCGACCTCGCCTCCATCTACCTCGGTGCTGTGTGTCCGGTGACCTTGAAGGCGGCGGGACGGATCCGGGAACACGCGCCCGGCGCCGCCGTCCGGGCGCGGCTGATGTTCGCCGTCGAACGGGCGCCGCACTGCCTGACGCATTTCTAA
- a CDS encoding IMPACT family protein, which yields MVEEAEPRESRATAYTTLAAGPDFRHELEVKRSRFITVIRRTGDEDGARALVAGLRKEFHDARHHCSAFVLGPDRDIQRSSDDGEPSGTAGIPMLEALLRRETAPGVTDLSDISAVVVRYFGGILLGAGGLVRAYSESVSSALDLAPLVRRSRLRICSVEVPHSAAGRLENDLRAAGYVMAETSYGAITTVLRLALPDQADELERAGERLASMTAGSAALRPGETEWIDVPF from the coding sequence GTGGTGGAAGAGGCTGAACCCAGGGAAAGCAGGGCAACTGCCTACACGACCCTTGCGGCCGGGCCCGACTTCCGCCATGAGCTGGAGGTCAAACGGTCGCGGTTCATCACGGTGATCCGGCGCACCGGCGACGAGGACGGCGCGAGGGCGCTGGTGGCCGGACTGCGCAAGGAGTTCCACGACGCCCGGCACCACTGCTCGGCGTTCGTCCTGGGACCAGACCGGGACATCCAGCGTTCGAGCGATGACGGAGAACCGTCCGGAACCGCGGGCATCCCCATGCTGGAGGCCCTCCTCCGACGCGAAACCGCGCCGGGGGTGACCGACCTCAGCGACATCAGTGCCGTCGTCGTCCGCTATTTTGGCGGGATTCTCCTGGGAGCCGGCGGACTGGTGCGCGCCTACTCGGAGTCCGTGTCGTCCGCCCTGGACCTGGCACCACTGGTTCGGCGGAGCCGGCTGAGGATCTGTTCCGTGGAGGTGCCGCATTCGGCGGCCGGGCGCCTGGAAAACGACCTCCGCGCTGCCGGCTATGTGATGGCGGAAACCAGCTACGGGGCCATCACCACGGTCCTCAGGCTCGCCCTGCCCGATCAGGCGGACGAACTTGAGCGGGCCGGCGAACGGCTTGCTTCCATGACTGCGGGCAGCGCCGCCCTGCGGCCGGGAGAAACGGAATGGATCGATGTGCCCTTCTGA
- the coaE gene encoding dephospho-CoA kinase produces MLKIGLTGGIASGKSVVASHLRKLGAVLVDADALAREVVEPGTPGLARVVAAFGEDMLGADGRLDRARLGALVFGDPDRLAVLNSIVHPLVRERAAAMIGAAPRGAVVVQDIPLLVETGQGSNFHLVLVVDAPDEVRVQRMVEYRDMTEEQARSRMAAQAARDVRVAAADVVLDNSGTVDELQAAVDVLWASRLAPYADNISKERPAPRTGGPVLAPADPTWGTQAARLAGRIAAAVPADILAVDHIGSTAVPGLDAKDIIDLQLTVADLATADRIAPLLAAAGFPLWAGVFADSPKPSHPDPADWAKRLHGNADPGRPVNLHIRPAGSPGWRFALSFRDWLRDDAAARADYLAEKRRVAALHRVDKSTAGYAADKEAWFSEHAAERMDAWVRRTGWQPPSYATPIAAGAAGGPADIGEGGGTAGSTAQS; encoded by the coding sequence GTGCTGAAGATCGGGTTGACGGGCGGTATCGCCTCAGGGAAGTCAGTTGTTGCCTCGCATTTGCGGAAGCTGGGGGCCGTGCTGGTCGACGCCGACGCCCTGGCCCGTGAAGTGGTGGAGCCGGGTACCCCCGGCCTGGCCCGGGTCGTGGCGGCCTTCGGGGAGGACATGCTGGGTGCCGACGGCCGGCTGGACCGGGCGCGGCTTGGCGCGCTGGTGTTCGGCGACCCGGACAGGCTCGCCGTTCTCAACAGCATCGTTCATCCCCTGGTCCGGGAGCGGGCCGCAGCGATGATCGGCGCCGCCCCCCGCGGCGCCGTCGTTGTGCAGGACATACCCCTGCTGGTGGAGACGGGCCAGGGTAGCAATTTCCATCTGGTGCTGGTGGTGGATGCCCCGGACGAGGTACGGGTGCAGCGCATGGTGGAATACCGGGACATGACCGAGGAGCAGGCGCGGTCCAGGATGGCGGCGCAGGCCGCCAGGGACGTCCGCGTGGCCGCGGCGGACGTGGTGCTGGACAACTCCGGAACCGTTGATGAACTGCAGGCTGCCGTCGACGTGCTGTGGGCCAGCCGGCTGGCCCCCTATGCGGACAACATCAGCAAGGAGCGGCCGGCTCCGCGGACGGGCGGCCCGGTGCTTGCCCCGGCCGATCCCACGTGGGGAACACAGGCGGCGCGGCTCGCCGGCCGGATCGCGGCTGCCGTCCCGGCGGACATCCTGGCGGTCGATCACATCGGGTCCACGGCGGTCCCCGGGCTCGATGCCAAGGACATCATCGACCTCCAGTTGACTGTTGCGGACCTGGCAACGGCCGACCGGATCGCACCGTTGCTTGCCGCGGCGGGCTTTCCGCTGTGGGCCGGCGTTTTTGCCGACAGCCCCAAGCCCTCGCACCCTGATCCGGCCGACTGGGCCAAACGCCTGCACGGAAACGCGGACCCCGGCCGTCCCGTGAACCTGCACATCCGGCCTGCGGGCTCGCCGGGGTGGCGGTTCGCTTTGTCTTTCCGGGACTGGCTTCGCGATGACGCTGCGGCAAGGGCCGACTACCTGGCGGAGAAGCGGAGGGTTGCGGCGCTCCACAGGGTGGACAAGTCAACCGCGGGTTACGCGGCGGACAAGGAAGCATGGTTTTCCGAGCACGCCGCCGAACGGATGGACGCGTGGGTGCGGCGCACGGGATGGCAGCCGCCGTCGTATGCCACACCCATAGCCGCCGGCGCGGCCGGCGGTCCAGCCGACATCGGGGAAGGCGGAGGCACAGCCGGCAGTACCGCCCAAAGCTGA
- the polA gene encoding DNA polymerase I — translation MAFRAFFALPADKFSTAAGQHTNAIHGFTSMLINLIKEQKPTHVAVAFDVSDETTHRKAEYSEYKGGRNETPREMSGQIDLIDKVMGAWGIKTIKMPGYEADDVLATLAAMGEKAGYEVLLVTGDRDAFQLITDNVFVLYPRKGVSDIPRLDAPAIQEKYFVSPAQYSDLAALVGESADNLPGVPGVGPKTAAKWINLYGGLEGVLEHLDKIGGKVGDSLRENVDAVKRNRRLNRLHTDLELPVTLDDLADPRPDQAALEQLFDELEFKTIRTRLFALYGAEEVDLAERESLDIPDYSTPAGAAELSAFLAAGAGQRSAVAVDLVPGRIGEDAAALAIVRDGAAVYIDLSGQDAEAENVLAAWLRDPEAPKVMHGFKAALKALSARGLELEGVVDDTSISGYLIQPDRRTYELAELAQHHLNIEISTAVAKAGQLELSFDGDDSAAAGELVHAAAVVHALSRYFEAELKERKAEELLSTLELPVSQVLADMELAGIAIDMQRMDEQLADLAKVIDNAQELAFAAIGHEVNLGSPKQLQTVLFDELQLPKTKKIKSGYTTDAASLKNLLEKTGHEFLVQLMAHRESSKLRQMLESLKKSVAEDGRIHTTYAQNVAATGRISSNNPNLQNIPIRSEEGRRVRGIFVVSEGYECLLSADYSQIEMRIMAHLSGDAGLIQAYRDGEDLHRFVGSNIFHVPTDQVTSAMRSKVKAMSYGLAYGLTSFGLSKQLEISVDEARTLMKEYFDRFGAVRDYLRGVVDQARIDGFTATIEGRRRYLPDLTSTDRQLRENAERIALNSPIQGSAADIIKRAMLGVHAELKAQGLKSRMLLQVHDELVLEVAAGEREAVEKLVTEQMGSAADLSVPLDVQIGVGPSWYDAGH, via the coding sequence ATGGCCTTCCGGGCGTTCTTCGCGCTGCCCGCGGACAAGTTTTCCACCGCCGCGGGGCAGCACACCAACGCGATCCACGGTTTCACGTCCATGCTCATCAACCTGATCAAGGAACAGAAGCCCACGCACGTAGCTGTGGCGTTCGACGTCTCTGACGAGACCACCCACCGGAAGGCCGAGTACAGCGAGTACAAGGGCGGCCGCAACGAAACTCCCCGTGAGATGAGCGGCCAGATCGACCTTATTGACAAGGTCATGGGCGCGTGGGGCATCAAGACCATCAAGATGCCCGGCTACGAAGCGGATGACGTCCTGGCTACGCTCGCCGCCATGGGGGAAAAGGCAGGCTACGAAGTGCTGCTGGTGACGGGCGACCGCGACGCCTTCCAGCTGATTACGGACAACGTCTTTGTGCTCTACCCCAGGAAGGGCGTCAGCGACATTCCCCGCCTGGATGCCCCCGCCATCCAGGAAAAGTACTTTGTCAGCCCCGCCCAGTATTCGGACCTGGCCGCCCTGGTGGGCGAGTCTGCGGACAACCTTCCCGGCGTGCCCGGCGTTGGTCCCAAGACGGCCGCCAAGTGGATCAACCTCTACGGCGGCCTGGAAGGCGTGCTGGAACACCTCGACAAGATCGGCGGCAAGGTGGGCGACTCCCTCCGCGAAAACGTGGACGCCGTGAAGCGGAACCGCCGGTTGAACAGGCTCCACACCGACCTCGAGCTTCCCGTGACCCTGGACGACCTCGCCGACCCCCGGCCGGACCAGGCGGCGCTGGAACAGCTGTTCGACGAGCTGGAGTTTAAGACCATCCGCACCCGGCTCTTTGCCCTCTACGGCGCCGAAGAGGTGGACCTCGCCGAGCGTGAGAGCCTCGACATCCCGGATTACAGCACGCCCGCCGGAGCAGCCGAGCTGAGCGCATTCCTGGCTGCGGGCGCCGGTCAGCGGTCCGCCGTCGCCGTCGACCTTGTTCCCGGACGCATCGGCGAGGATGCCGCCGCGCTGGCAATCGTCCGGGACGGAGCCGCGGTATACATCGACCTTTCCGGCCAGGATGCCGAGGCCGAAAACGTCCTGGCGGCCTGGCTGCGCGACCCGGAAGCGCCCAAGGTCATGCACGGCTTCAAGGCCGCCCTCAAGGCCCTGAGCGCCCGCGGACTGGAACTGGAAGGCGTCGTCGACGATACGTCGATTTCCGGTTACCTCATCCAGCCCGACCGCCGCACTTACGAGCTCGCGGAGCTGGCGCAGCACCACCTCAACATCGAAATCTCCACCGCCGTGGCGAAGGCCGGGCAGCTGGAATTGTCGTTCGACGGCGATGACTCCGCCGCCGCCGGTGAACTCGTCCACGCTGCCGCCGTCGTCCACGCCCTCAGCCGCTACTTCGAGGCGGAACTGAAGGAGCGCAAGGCCGAGGAGCTGCTGTCCACGCTGGAACTTCCGGTGAGCCAGGTACTGGCGGATATGGAACTCGCCGGAATCGCCATCGACATGCAGCGGATGGATGAGCAGCTGGCCGACCTTGCCAAGGTGATCGACAACGCCCAGGAACTTGCCTTCGCCGCCATCGGACACGAGGTCAACCTCGGATCACCCAAACAGCTGCAGACCGTGCTGTTCGACGAACTCCAGCTGCCCAAGACCAAGAAGATCAAGTCCGGTTACACCACCGACGCCGCATCGCTCAAGAACCTCCTGGAAAAGACCGGGCACGAATTCCTGGTCCAGCTGATGGCGCACCGGGAATCCTCGAAACTCCGCCAGATGCTGGAGTCGCTGAAGAAGTCCGTCGCCGAGGACGGCCGCATCCACACCACCTATGCGCAAAATGTCGCAGCCACCGGCCGTATCTCGTCCAACAACCCCAACCTGCAGAACATCCCCATCCGGAGCGAAGAGGGCCGGCGCGTCCGTGGCATCTTCGTGGTCAGCGAGGGCTATGAATGCCTCCTTTCCGCGGACTATTCGCAGATCGAGATGCGGATCATGGCCCACCTCTCGGGGGACGCCGGCCTGATCCAGGCCTACCGGGACGGCGAAGACCTTCACCGGTTTGTGGGATCGAACATCTTCCACGTGCCCACCGACCAGGTCACAAGTGCCATGCGGTCCAAGGTCAAGGCGATGTCCTACGGCCTGGCCTACGGCCTGACCTCGTTCGGACTGTCCAAGCAGCTGGAAATTTCTGTTGACGAGGCCCGGACATTGATGAAGGAATACTTCGACCGCTTCGGAGCCGTGCGCGACTACCTCCGCGGCGTGGTGGACCAGGCCCGGATCGACGGCTTCACGGCCACCATCGAGGGGCGCCGCCGTTACCTGCCGGACCTCACCAGCACGGACCGCCAGCTGCGCGAGAACGCGGAACGCATTGCGCTCAACTCACCCATCCAGGGTTCCGCGGCGGACATCATCAAACGGGCCATGCTGGGCGTGCATGCTGAATTGAAGGCCCAGGGCCTCAAATCACGGATGCTCCTGCAGGTCCATGACGAACTGGTGCTTGAAGTTGCCGCCGGTGAACGGGAAGCGGTGGAAAAGCTGGTGACGGAGCAGATGGGCTCCGCCGCGGACCTCAGCGTGCCGCTGGACGTCCAGATCGGCGTCGGGCCCAGCTGGTACGACGCCGGTCACTAA
- a CDS encoding DUF1810 domain-containing protein, with protein MEDPFNLERFVQAQDANGTYHRALGELADGSKESHWMWFIFPQVAGLGQTPTSRRYAITSLAEARAYLGHPVLGPRLLECARAVAAHTGVSAVRIFGGIDARKLQSSMTLFLRADPAEPVFQEVLDRYFDGTPDPATDRLLG; from the coding sequence GTGGAAGATCCCTTCAACCTGGAACGGTTCGTGCAGGCCCAGGACGCCAACGGAACCTATCACAGGGCCCTTGGAGAGCTAGCCGACGGGTCCAAGGAAAGCCACTGGATGTGGTTCATCTTCCCTCAGGTCGCCGGCCTTGGGCAGACCCCCACCTCCCGGAGGTACGCGATCACGTCCCTGGCCGAGGCCAGGGCCTATCTGGGCCACCCCGTACTCGGTCCGCGGCTGCTTGAGTGCGCCCGGGCCGTTGCTGCCCACACCGGGGTCAGTGCTGTCCGGATCTTCGGCGGGATCGACGCGCGGAAGCTGCAGTCCTCCATGACCCTCTTCCTGCGCGCAGACCCCGCAGAGCCGGTCTTCCAGGAAGTTCTGGACCGCTACTTCGACGGAACCCCGGACCCTGCGACCGACCGGTTGCTGGGCTAA